The following is a genomic window from Bordetella sp. H567.
CGCCAGGCCCATTCGCTGGTGGACCTGTGGCTGGGCGAGCAGCTGCGGCAGCTGCGCAAGGACCAGGGCCGTTCGCTGGCCGACGTGGCGCAGGCCTGCGGCATGTCGCTGGGGCGCCTGAGCCAGATCGAGCGTGGCCTGAGTTCGATTTCCGTCAAGACGCTGCACGCCCTGGCGCACGAGCTGGACGCCTCGCCGGACACGCTGTTGCGCAACGCCGAATGCGACGAGACGGCATCCGGCGACAACGTGGAGCGTGCCGGCTCGCACCGCATGCTGCGCATCGACGAAAAAGGCATCGCCAAGGAAGTCGTGACGCCGCCGGCGGCGCGCACCATGGACTTGTGCCGCATCTCCATCGCCCCCGGCGGCTCCACCGGCGAGGACCTGTTCGTCACCGACAAGGGCGAGCAGGTGGGCGTGGTGCTGAGCGGCCTGCTGGAGCTGCGCATCGAAGACCGCGTGATGTTGCTGCGCGCGGGCGACAGCTTCTGCTATGCCAGCCGCACGCCGCGGCGCTGGCGCAATCCGGGCGATACGCGCACGGAAGTGATCTGGGCCATCAGCAATATCGCGGCTGATGCCGGCGGCGACGACGATGCATCGCCGCCGCGCCCGCGGGAAGGGCGGCGCGGGCGCGGCTAGCCCGCCGCCGCCGCGGTATCCACCTCATGCGATTCCAACCCCCTGCATACACCGATAAAGGACGACCCATGAAGCTCAGATCCCTCGCTCTATCCGCGTTTGCCGCGCTGTCCCTGGCCACGTCGGCGGCCGCCGGCGCACAGACCGTCGTCAAGGTCGGCTCCACGCCCACCGGCAGTCCCTTCACTTTCCTGGACACCAAGACCAACACCATCGAGGGCGTGATGGTGGACATCATGAAGGCGGTGGGCCAGGAAGCGGGCTTCCAGGTGCAGATCGAGCCCATGGCCTTTTCCGCGCTGATCGGCTCCCTGCAGTCCAAGCGCATCGACGTCATTTCCGCGGCGATGTTCATCACCCCCGAACGCCAGAAGGTGGTGGCTTTCTCCGATGCGGTCTACACCTACGGCGAAGGCCTGATGGTGCCCAAGAGCGACACCAAGGAATACACCGGGTTCGCCGATATGAAGGGCATGACGGTGGGCGTGCAGGTCGGCACCGCCTTCGTCAAGCCGATCCAGGACAGCGGCATGTTCAAGGAGGTCAAGCTTTATGACAATCCGCCGGATATGATGCGCGACGCCAATGCCGGCCGCATCCAGGGCGGCTTCATGGATT
Proteins encoded in this region:
- a CDS encoding helix-turn-helix domain-containing protein, which codes for MPLSIAARKLRSSPDARAAARPRAVRQAHSLVDLWLGEQLRQLRKDQGRSLADVAQACGMSLGRLSQIERGLSSISVKTLHALAHELDASPDTLLRNAECDETASGDNVERAGSHRMLRIDEKGIAKEVVTPPAARTMDLCRISIAPGGSTGEDLFVTDKGEQVGVVLSGLLELRIEDRVMLLRAGDSFCYASRTPRRWRNPGDTRTEVIWAISNIAADAGGDDDASPPRPREGRRGRG
- a CDS encoding ABC transporter substrate-binding protein, whose amino-acid sequence is MKLRSLALSAFAALSLATSAAAGAQTVVKVGSTPTGSPFTFLDTKTNTIEGVMVDIMKAVGQEAGFQVQIEPMAFSALIGSLQSKRIDVISAAMFITPERQKVVAFSDAVYTYGEGLMVPKSDTKEYTGFADMKGMTVGVQVGTAFVKPIQDSGMFKEVKLYDNPPDMMRDANAGRIQGGFMDYPIAAYTINQNASGAFNNLRMVKSYKPAVTGSVGIATRKDDTELMNKINTALRKLKADGKIDAILKKWGLA